One segment of Dolichospermum sp. DET69 DNA contains the following:
- a CDS encoding NAD-dependent epimerase — protein sequence MAKILVTGAAGFIGFHLSQRLLERGDEVIGLDNLNDYYDVTLKKDRLEQLLRKPGFNFHLLDLADREDISKLFAQSNFDKVVNLAAQAGVRYSLKNPHAYVDSNLVGFVNILEGCRYTNVQHLVFASSSSVYGANTKIPFSVHDNVDHPISLYAATKKANELMAHTYSSLYGLPTSGLRFFTVYGPWGRPDMALFLFTKAILAGQPIDVFNYGKMRRDFTYIDDIIEGVIRVVDQVAQANPNWSGNIPDPATSYAPYKNYNIGNNRPVELMQFIEILENYLGIKAEKNLLPMQAGDVTATYADIDALVADVGFKPNTSIEVGIERFVKWYRSYYQV from the coding sequence ATGGCGAAAATTTTAGTTACTGGTGCGGCTGGTTTTATTGGTTTTCACCTCAGTCAACGCTTACTAGAAAGGGGTGATGAAGTTATTGGTTTAGACAACCTCAACGATTACTACGATGTTACCTTAAAAAAGGACAGACTAGAGCAACTTTTAAGAAAACCAGGTTTTAACTTCCATTTATTGGATTTAGCGGACCGAGAAGATATCTCCAAATTATTCGCTCAATCTAATTTTGATAAAGTCGTCAATTTAGCTGCACAAGCAGGAGTTCGCTACTCGTTAAAAAATCCTCATGCTTATGTAGATAGTAATTTAGTGGGATTTGTCAATATTTTAGAAGGTTGTCGTTATACAAACGTACAACATTTAGTATTTGCTTCTTCGAGTTCAGTTTATGGTGCAAATACAAAAATTCCCTTCTCCGTTCACGATAATGTTGATCATCCCATTAGTTTGTATGCTGCCACCAAAAAAGCCAACGAATTAATGGCACATACCTACAGTAGTTTGTACGGCTTGCCAACTTCAGGATTGCGCTTCTTTACTGTGTACGGTCCTTGGGGTCGTCCAGATATGGCCTTATTTCTGTTTACCAAAGCAATTTTGGCAGGACAACCCATTGATGTTTTCAATTACGGTAAAATGAGGCGTGATTTTACTTATATTGATGACATTATTGAAGGTGTAATTCGCGTTGTTGATCAAGTTGCCCAAGCTAACCCTAACTGGTCAGGAAATATACCTGATCCTGCTACAAGTTATGCACCATACAAAAATTACAATATAGGTAATAATCGACCTGTTGAATTAATGCAATTTATCGAAATTCTGGAAAATTACTTGGGGATAAAAGCAGAGAAAAATTTGCTCCCAATGCAAGCCGGTGATGTAACTGCAACTTATGCCGATATTGATGCTTTAGTAGCAGATGTTGGTTTTAAACCGAATACTTCAATTGAGGTGGGTATTGAGAGATTCGTTAAATGGTATCGGTCATATTACCAAGTTTAA
- a CDS encoding polysaccharide biosynthesis protein — translation MNILFLVSHFTIQKILKKLSNQLNTIRNRHWFIFDIAIFAITPLLALFLRLDGNLNLQEYILQLGMATGLFLVVKQIVFWGFGFYGRYWRYASIEEVIYIVTLMMGVVVIQTTLFNILDRIFHLPLDNLPRLLPILEGLLSCIFVIVLRFSVRVVERVNHRQKISKNRERVLIIGAGNAGVSLVEDMQRNPQFGVYPVGFIDDDIKKQHIHLRGIPILGDRYKIAEVINTLEIQKVIIAMPTVAGKIIREIVDICQANGIQPTTLPGISEIINGRVRVNSVRDIKIEDLLRREPIHIDIARVSRFIKNKTVLITGSGGSIGSELCRQIFRCHPAKIILIGHGENSVFNIQQELEQLIQFMKDNGKSAINIPQIYTFIADIRMRSRLEHAFERFKPDVIFHAAAHKHVPLMELNPAEAITNNVMGTRNLLQVALQYNVEHFVMISTDKAVNPTNVMGASKRVAEMLVLQAARQSGKSYVAVRFGNVLGSRGSVVPTFQKQILAGGPITVTHPDICRYFMTIPEAVQLVLQASVLGRSGEVLMLNMGEPVKIVDLAKELIHLSGYEFNKDMDIVFTGLRPGEKLFEELFIEGEEYEKTEHEKLLVVKNASQIIPSYLDIAVETLLGAASKNDVDSIMLLLAQMVAGYKPKYLEDNLRKEDLITDYITDDLIDKSLIKFKPQGV, via the coding sequence GTGAATATCCTATTTCTCGTTTCTCATTTCACTATTCAGAAAATACTTAAAAAGTTATCAAATCAATTAAACACAATCAGAAATAGACATTGGTTTATTTTTGATATCGCTATTTTTGCAATTACGCCATTGTTAGCATTGTTCTTGCGTTTAGATGGTAATCTCAATTTGCAAGAATATATTTTACAATTAGGAATGGCGACAGGTTTGTTTTTAGTAGTCAAACAAATTGTCTTTTGGGGGTTTGGTTTTTATGGCCGCTATTGGAGATATGCAAGCATTGAGGAAGTAATCTATATAGTTACGTTAATGATGGGTGTGGTAGTCATCCAAACAACGCTATTTAATATATTGGATAGAATATTTCATTTGCCATTAGATAATCTTCCTCGATTACTACCAATTTTAGAGGGGTTACTGTCTTGTATTTTTGTGATTGTCCTCCGGTTTAGTGTGCGGGTTGTAGAAAGGGTAAATCATAGACAGAAAATATCTAAAAATAGGGAAAGAGTGCTGATTATTGGTGCGGGTAATGCGGGAGTTTCTCTTGTGGAGGATATGCAAAGAAATCCACAATTTGGGGTTTATCCTGTAGGATTTATTGATGACGATATCAAAAAACAGCACATACATTTAAGGGGGATTCCTATATTAGGCGATCGCTATAAAATAGCTGAGGTGATTAATACACTAGAAATCCAGAAAGTTATCATTGCTATGCCTACAGTTGCTGGAAAAATCATTCGGGAAATTGTAGATATTTGTCAAGCAAATGGAATACAACCGACCACCTTACCGGGAATATCTGAAATTATCAATGGTCGTGTTCGGGTAAATAGTGTTAGAGATATCAAAATCGAAGACCTACTCAGACGTGAACCCATTCATATAGACATTGCCAGAGTATCTAGATTTATTAAAAATAAAACTGTCTTAATTACAGGTTCAGGTGGATCAATTGGTAGTGAACTATGTCGGCAAATTTTCCGTTGTCATCCAGCTAAAATAATTCTGATTGGCCATGGAGAAAATTCTGTTTTTAATATCCAACAAGAATTAGAACAACTTATCCAATTCATGAAAGATAATGGTAAATCAGCCATCAATATCCCGCAGATTTATACATTCATTGCTGATATTCGGATGCGGTCGAGATTGGAACACGCTTTTGAGAGATTTAAACCAGATGTAATTTTTCATGCTGCTGCTCATAAACACGTTCCTCTGATGGAATTAAATCCCGCAGAAGCAATTACGAATAATGTCATGGGAACGAGAAATTTGTTACAAGTAGCACTGCAATATAATGTTGAACATTTTGTGATGATTTCTACAGATAAAGCGGTGAATCCTACTAATGTGATGGGTGCTAGTAAGAGAGTAGCGGAAATGCTAGTTTTACAAGCTGCAAGACAAAGCGGTAAATCCTATGTAGCTGTACGTTTTGGTAATGTTTTAGGGAGTCGAGGTAGCGTAGTTCCTACTTTCCAAAAACAAATCCTAGCAGGTGGACCAATTACAGTAACTCATCCCGATATTTGCCGTTATTTCATGACTATACCGGAAGCAGTTCAATTAGTTTTACAAGCATCTGTTTTGGGTCGTAGTGGTGAAGTCTTAATGCTAAATATGGGTGAACCTGTGAAAATTGTGGATTTAGCAAAAGAACTAATTCATCTTTCAGGATATGAATTTAACAAAGATATGGACATAGTATTTACTGGATTAAGACCGGGAGAAAAGTTATTTGAGGAGTTGTTTATTGAAGGAGAAGAATATGAAAAGACGGAGCATGAAAAACTGTTAGTTGTGAAAAATGCCAGTCAGATTATCCCTAGTTATTTGGATATTGCTGTAGAAACTTTATTAGGAGCGGCAAGCAAAAATGATGTTGATTCTATTATGTTATTGCTGGCACAAATGGTAGCAGGTTACAAACCTAAGTATTTAGAAGATAACTTGAGAAAAGAGGATTTAATCACCGATTATATCACGGATGATTTAATAGATAAATCCTTAATAAAATTCAAGCCTCAAGGAGTATGA